Proteins co-encoded in one Nicotiana sylvestris chromosome 7, ASM39365v2, whole genome shotgun sequence genomic window:
- the LOC104210408 gene encoding uncharacterized oxidoreductase At1g06690, chloroplastic — translation MALHFNSACLCSLSQRRVQTIRALASESSVTVKAEEDKVKLGGSDLKVTKLGIGAWSWGDTSYWNNFEWDDRKLKAAKSAFDASIDCGITFIDTAEVYGSRFSFGAINSETLLGRFIKERKESNPEVEVAVATKFAALPWRLGRQSVLAALKDSLARLELSSVDLYQLHWPGIWGNEGYIDGLGDAVEQGLVNAVGVSNYSEKRLRAAYEQLKRRGIPLASNQVNYSLIYRFPEQNGVKAACDELGVTLIAYSPIAQGALTGKYTPENPPTGPRGRIYTPEFLTKLQPLINRIKEIGESYSKTPTQVVLNWLIAQENVVPIPGAKNADQAKEFAGALGWRLTQDEVDELRSLALDVKPVIGFPVEKL, via the exons ATGGCTTTGCATTTCAACAGTGCGTGTTTGTGTTCTTTGAGCCAGAGGAGGGTGCAAACAATTAGGGCTCTAGCTTCTGAGAGTAGTGTTACAGTGAAAGCAGAAGAAGATAAGGTGAAACTTGGTGGGTCTGATTTGAAGGTGACAAAGCTTGGAATTGGAGCTTGGTCTTGGGGTGATACTAGCTATTGGAATAACTTTGAGTGGGATG ATAGGAAGCTGAAGGCTGCAAAGTCTGCTTTTGATGCCAGCATTGATTGTGGAATAACATTCATCGATACTGCTGAGGTTTATGGTTCAAGG TTCTCATTTGGTGCGATAAATTCTGAAACACTGCTAGGAAG ATTCatcaaggaaagaaaagaaagtaatcCAGAAGTCGAGGTTGCTGTTGCGACTAAATTTGCTGCATTGCCGTGGAGGCTAGGCCGTCAAAGTGTCCTAGCCGCCCTCAAGGATTCTCTTGCACGTCTCGAACTTTCTTCAGTTGATCTTTATCAACTTCACTG GCCAGGAATATGGGGAAATGAAG GTTATATTGATGGTTTAGGAGATGCAGTGGAGCAGGGCCTTGTAAATGCTGTGGGAGTATCTAACTATAGTG AAAAGCGTCTTCGCGCTGCATACGAGCAGCTGAAGAGGAGAGGCATCCCGCTAGCTTCAAATCAAGTCAATTATAGCCTGATATATAGGTTTCCAGAGCAAAATGGTGTAAAGGCTGCCTGTGATGAACTGGGAGTCACGTTGATTGCATATTCACCCATCGCTCAAG GAGCTTTGACCGGGAAATATACCCCGGAAAATCCACCCACCGGCCCTCGAGGACGGATCTATACTCCTGAATTTCTAACCAAA TTGCAGCCACTCATAAATAGAATAAAGGAGATAGGAGAAAGCTACAGTAAGACTCCAACACAG GTGGTCCTGAATTGGTTGATTGCACAGGAGAATGTTGTTCCCATCCCAGGAGCCAAAAATGCAGATCAAGCTAAAGAATTTGCTGGTGCATTGGGTTGGAGACTCACTCAAGATGAAGTTGACGAACTTCGGTCTTTGGCATTAGATGTAAAACCTGTTATAGGTTTCCCTGTCGAAAAATTATAA
- the LOC104210409 gene encoding transcription factor PIF4 has product MNPCLPEWNIEAELPVHQKKPMGFDHELVELLWRNGEVVLHSQTHKKQQGYDPNECRQFNKHDQQTIRDIVSCGNHTSLIQDDETISWLNCPIDESFEKEFCSPFLSEISTNPIEADKSIRQSEDNKAFKFDPLEINHVFPHSHHSSFDPNPMPPPRFHNSVSAQKSVKNNLKEGSVMTVGSSHCGSNQVAIDADTSRFSSSANIGLSAAMITDYTGKVSPQSDTMDRDTFEPANTSSSGGSGSSYARTCNLSAATNSQSHKRKSRDGEEPECQSKAGELESAGGNKSAQKSGTARRSRAAEVHNLSERRRRDRINEKMKALQELLPHSTKTDKASMLDEAIEYLKSLQMQLQMMWMGSGMASMMFPGVQHYMSRIGMGMGSPTVPSIHNAMHLARLPLVDSTIPMNTAAPNQAAICQNSMLNSVNYQRHLQNPNFQDQYASYMGFHPLQGASQQMNIFGLGSQTAQQSQQLPHPTNSNAPNT; this is encoded by the exons ATGAATCCATGTCTACCTGAATGGAATATTGAGGCTGAACTCCCTGTTCATCAAAAGAAGCCAATGGG ATTTGATCATGAGCTAGTGGAGCTGTTATGGCGAAACGGAGAAGTAGTATTACACAGCCAAACACATAAAAAACAGCAAGGCTATGATCCTAATGAATGCAGACAGTTTAACAAACATGATCAACAAACAATAAGAGATATTGTCTCCTGTGGAAATCACACCAGTTTGATTCAAGATGATGAAACTATCTCGTGGCTTAACTGCCCTATCGATGAATCGTTTGAGAAAGAATTTTGTTCCCCTTTCTTATCTGAAATTTCAACAAATCCAATTGAGGCTGATAAATCAATTAGGCAATCAGAGGACAATAAGGCTTTCAAGTTTGATCCTTTAGAGATCAATCATGTTTTTCCACATTCACATCATTCTAGTTTTGATCCAAATCCAATGCCCCCTCCAAGATTTCACAACAGTGTATCAGCACAGAAAAGTGTTAAAAACAATCTTAAGGAGGGGTCTGTGATGACAGTTGGTTCAAGTCACTGTGGTAGCAATCAAGTTGCCATTGACGCGGATACTAGCCGGTTTTCAAGCAGTGCAAATATAGGTTTATCTGCAGCAATGATCACTGACTATACTGGTAAAGTTAGTCCGCAAAGTGATACAATGGACCGAGACACATTTGAACCAGCTAACACATCATCTTCAGGCGGATCGGGTAGTAGTTATGCTAGAACATGCAATCTATCTGCAGCAACCAATAGTCAAAGCCACAAAAGGAAAAGTAGAGATGGTGAAGAACCAGAATGCCAAAGTAAA GCAGGTGAGCTAGAATCAGCTGGAGGAAACAAGTCAGCCCAAAAATCTGGAACTGCACGTAGGAGCCGTGCTGCAGAAGTGCATAACCTCTCTGAAAGG AGACGGAGGGATAGAATCAATGAGAAGATGAAGGCCTTGCAAGAGCTTCTTCCTCACTCTACTAAG ACAGATAAAGCATCAATGCTGGATGAAGCTATTGAATACTTAAAGTCACTTCAGATGCAACTTCAG ATGATGTGGATGGGAAGTGGCATGGCATCAATGATGTTTCCTGGTGTCCAACACTACATGTCCAGAATAGGAATGGGGATGGGTTCGCCAACGGTTCCTTCCATTCACAATGCCATGCATTTAGCTAGGCTTCCTTTGGTTGATTCAACAATTCCTATGAATACAGCTGCTCCTAATCAAGCTGCAATATGCCAGAATTCAATGTTGAATTCGGTTAACTATCAACGCCATTTGCAGAATCCCAACTTTCAAGACCAATATGCCAGTTACATGGGGTTCCATCCACTTCAAGGAGCTTCTCAG CAAATGAACATTTTTGGCTTAGGTTCACAAACAGCACAGCAAAGTCAGCAGTTACCACATCCTACTAATAGCAATGCACCCAACACTTGA